A window of the Oscillospiraceae bacterium NTUH-002-81 genome harbors these coding sequences:
- a CDS encoding XTP/dITP diphosphatase, with protein MIDKIIFATGNEGKMKEVRMILKDLGLPVLSMKEAGVQADIVEDGTTFEENAKIKAVAVQKLTGALVLADDSGLEIDYLNKEPGIYSARYMGEDTPYSVKNANLISRLAGVPDEQRTARFVCAIAAAFPDGEVLTTRGTIEGIIGYEERGENGFGYDPIFYLPEYKKSTAELSPEEKNALSHRGRALRQMEEELRKRIR; from the coding sequence ATGATCGATAAAATTATATTTGCCACGGGAAATGAAGGAAAGATGAAGGAGGTCCGCATGATCTTGAAGGATCTGGGGCTGCCGGTGCTGTCCATGAAGGAGGCCGGCGTGCAGGCGGATATCGTGGAGGACGGCACCACCTTTGAGGAAAATGCGAAGATCAAGGCTGTGGCGGTACAGAAGCTCACCGGAGCCCTGGTACTGGCGGATGACTCCGGTCTGGAGATTGATTATCTGAACAAAGAGCCGGGCATCTATTCTGCCCGTTATATGGGGGAGGATACGCCTTATTCGGTGAAAAATGCCAATCTCATCAGCCGCTTGGCAGGTGTGCCGGATGAGCAGCGGACAGCGCGGTTCGTGTGCGCCATCGCGGCGGCATTCCCGGACGGGGAGGTACTCACCACCCGGGGAACCATCGAGGGTATCATCGGATACGAGGAGCGGGGCGAGAACGGCTTCGGCTATGATCCGATTTTTTATCTGCCGGAATATAAGAAAAGTACGGCAGAGCTTTCCCCGGAGGAGAAGAATGCGCTGAGCCACAGAGGCCGCGCCCTTCGCCAGATGGAAGAGGAGTTAAGAAAGAGAATCCGATAA
- a CDS encoding metallophosphoesterase codes for MKILIVSDTHKRLRNFDIALDRVGPVDMLLHLGDVEGNADYIEAAAGCPTYIVSGNNDFFSDLPKEREIMIGKYKVFMTHGHYYYVSAGTETLKQEARARGAQIVLFGHTHRPVIDYTDDVIAVNPGSISYPRQEGHRPSFVMMELDRFGDAHFTINYL; via the coding sequence ATGAAAATTCTGATTGTCAGTGACACACATAAGAGGCTGAGAAATTTTGACATCGCACTGGATCGGGTAGGGCCCGTGGACATGCTGCTGCATCTGGGGGATGTGGAAGGCAATGCCGACTACATAGAGGCTGCGGCGGGATGTCCCACCTATATCGTGTCCGGGAACAATGATTTTTTCTCGGATCTGCCCAAAGAACGGGAGATCATGATCGGAAAATATAAGGTGTTTATGACCCATGGACATTATTATTATGTTTCCGCAGGGACGGAGACACTCAAGCAGGAGGCCAGAGCCCGGGGCGCACAGATCGTGCTGTTCGGGCACACCCACCGGCCGGTCATCGACTATACCGACGATGTGATCGCCGTGAACCCGGGCAGCATTTCCTATCCCCGGCAGGAAGGGCACCGTCCCAGTTTTGTCATGATGGAGCTGGACCGGTTCGGGGACGCGCATTTTACCATCAATTATTTATAA
- a CDS encoding radical SAM protein, with the protein MPIRINNYAGRFGWNMRKYLPKLASTGYLTLQYMTRGRGQQKYIDWFMSQEKTPYPKVVNLETINRCNNTCAFCTANRNAEKRPFKKMDEELFKSIIIQLKEWGYKGRLTLYGNNEPFLDTRIVEWHKFAREQLPDVHIFLSTNGILLNIEKLEEICPYVNELIINNYCMDMKLYDNIQEIYDYVKNNEEKFKDVDIKIQMRYLQEVLTNRAGSAPNKQGSQKVIKQTCLMPYTDMWIVPDGRMGICCCDNYEVTELANLNETTLQEAWNNEKYRDLREKIRHGRHHYDFCKYCDFIDAGLRSEITEQ; encoded by the coding sequence ATGCCGATCAGAATTAACAATTATGCAGGCCGTTTTGGCTGGAATATGAGAAAGTACCTGCCCAAGCTTGCAAGTACAGGATATCTGACGCTTCAGTATATGACCCGGGGAAGGGGACAGCAGAAGTATATTGACTGGTTTATGAGTCAGGAGAAGACTCCGTATCCGAAGGTTGTGAACCTGGAGACCATCAATCGCTGCAACAATACCTGTGCATTCTGCACGGCGAACCGGAATGCGGAGAAGCGCCCGTTCAAAAAGATGGATGAGGAACTGTTCAAGAGCATCATCATCCAGCTCAAAGAGTGGGGCTACAAAGGCCGCCTGACCCTTTACGGAAATAACGAGCCCTTCCTGGATACGAGAATCGTGGAGTGGCACAAGTTTGCCAGAGAACAGCTGCCGGATGTGCATATTTTCCTGTCCACCAACGGCATCCTTTTAAATATCGAGAAGCTGGAAGAGATCTGTCCCTATGTCAATGAGCTGATCATCAACAATTACTGCATGGATATGAAGCTGTATGACAACATCCAGGAAATCTATGATTATGTGAAAAACAACGAAGAGAAGTTTAAGGATGTGGATATCAAGATCCAGATGCGCTATCTCCAGGAGGTGCTGACGAACCGTGCGGGCAGTGCCCCCAACAAGCAGGGCTCCCAGAAGGTCATCAAGCAGACCTGCCTCATGCCTTACACCGACATGTGGATCGTGCCCGACGGAAGAATGGGCATCTGCTGCTGCGACAACTATGAGGTGACGGAGCTGGCGAACCTGAACGAGACAACCCTGCAGGAAGCCTGGAACAATGAGAAATACCGGGATCTGCGGGAGAAGATCCGCCATGGACGGCACCACTATGATTTCTGCAAATACTGTGACTTCATCGATGCGGGACTGCGCTCAGAGATCACAGAGCAGTAA
- a CDS encoding GNAT family acetyltransferase, with protein sequence MLLSEFSCPQNPQVEYFLRHHAIEFTKKDQSVTYLVFDISDDSLAGYFSLAIKPISVLLANISKTTAKKLSRTSILDKDAQSYVTSAYLIAQLGKNYSLPKEKQISGSVLLDLALDTVSNLQYSIGGVMEFLECEDNPFLLQFYKENHFKPFDRRLTLPFSGKGPHILHQLLKFI encoded by the coding sequence ATGCTGCTTTCCGAATTCTCCTGTCCACAGAATCCTCAGGTAGAATATTTTCTGCGACATCACGCGATAGAATTTACCAAAAAGGACCAGTCGGTCACATATCTGGTCTTTGATATTTCCGATGATTCTCTGGCAGGCTATTTTTCTCTGGCGATCAAGCCTATTTCGGTTCTTTTAGCAAATATCAGTAAGACGACAGCCAAAAAACTGTCCCGTACAAGTATTCTTGATAAAGATGCGCAAAGTTATGTCACTTCCGCCTATCTGATCGCACAGCTAGGCAAAAATTATTCCTTACCAAAGGAAAAACAAATCTCAGGATCTGTGCTTCTTGACCTTGCTCTGGACACAGTTTCAAATCTGCAATATTCTATCGGTGGTGTTATGGAATTTCTGGAATGCGAAGACAATCCTTTTCTTCTGCAATTCTACAAAGAAAACCATTTCAAACCTTTCGATCGACGACTCACCCTTCCGTTTTCCGGAAAAGGACCGCATATCCTGCATCAGCTGTTAAAATTCATTTAG
- a CDS encoding class I SAM-dependent methyltransferase — translation MDNLSVTDWCHHFLSLQISPGDLCIDATTGNGHDTAFLASLVGADGQVIGFDIQQSALDAAGKLLRAQGLIDRVRLILDSHEHIDQYAIPGTVSCITFNLGYLPGGRHAIATKAATTLPAIAAGLPLLKKGGLMTICVYQGGDTGFEEHDAVLRYLSTLDPKTYLVIASTYLNRPNHPPKPVLVIRLK, via the coding sequence ATGGACAATCTTTCTGTCACCGACTGGTGTCATCATTTTCTTTCCCTGCAAATTTCTCCCGGTGACCTGTGTATCGATGCAACCACAGGCAACGGCCACGACACGGCATTTCTCGCCTCTCTCGTCGGTGCTGACGGTCAGGTCATCGGATTCGATATTCAGCAAAGCGCCCTGGACGCTGCCGGGAAGCTTCTGCGTGCGCAGGGGCTCATCGACCGGGTGCGTCTTATTCTGGACAGTCACGAACACATAGACCAGTACGCCATACCCGGCACAGTCAGCTGCATCACCTTCAACCTGGGATATCTGCCCGGCGGCAGACATGCCATCGCCACCAAAGCTGCTACGACCCTGCCTGCCATCGCAGCAGGGCTTCCTCTGCTGAAAAAGGGCGGCCTCATGACCATCTGCGTTTATCAGGGCGGTGATACCGGCTTTGAGGAGCACGATGCGGTGCTCCGCTATCTTTCCACCCTGGATCCCAAAACGTATCTGGTCATCGCTTCCACCTACCTGAACCGGCCCAATCACCCACCCAAACCAGTGCTGGTCATTCGGCTGAAATAA